The genomic DNA GTTGCGTACTGTGCTTCGGCACTTCAAAGTGCCCGCGGACATCACTGTGTCCCTGCCTGACGCCTTCGTCTCACCTGAGGTGACAACGGTGGCAACCGCTCCCTACGCACGATTCGCGGCAAGCTGGAGCGCATATCCCGACGCTCAGGCGTATAGCCTCTCCTACCACACCCCAACGGCTCCGATGGGGCGATCATCAAAGCGTTCGCGGCAGCAAAGTGGTAGTATCTCCTGGTTCGTTGCCCTCAGCGCCAACTGGCTCGGTGCGAACAGCAGTTACACTCTGCCCGACTTCAGCGCGCTGAGCGGTTGGAACAACACCTGGGGGCTTCCGGCAGGACAAGTTATCGAGTGGAGCGTGCTTGCTGTCTCCAGTAATCGCAACATACCAGATATTGTCGCCGGGTTGTTACAGCAACAGCCTGTTGACGGACTGGAGATCCGGCAATCTGGGAAGGTGGGGAACATCACGCCATAACGTGGTTTGAACCTCTCCCTCGTCCCCTCTCCCGCGGGGAGAGGGGACATTGCCTTCTTCACTCGGGGGGAAGGGGAGGAGGGAACAGGTTCAATACGCCTCACACCACAAAAAGGACTTCGCACCTCCTTTGGTGAAAGCACTTCCTGATTGGAAGAGGCTGAATGCTGACCACACAGGAGGCTTATCACTGTAGATGTCATTTTACTCGACAGCACCGGTGGTGCGGACTGGGCAGAGTCCTCACGCTCGCCTGAAGCCCGTCGGCGTGCAGGAGGTGAAGTTAACAGACGGGCTTTTAGCGGAACGTTATCGCACCAATATCACCGCAGGTATCCCGGCAGGCTGGCAGCAGCTCTGGGAGAGCCACACCATCCCCAACTTCTACGTAGTGAGCGGCAGGCGCCCGGGTAACGTGGAAGGACCCCGCTATATCGATTCCGATGGCTATAAGTGGCTGGAAGGCGCATGCTGGGCGTATGCGCACTCGCAGGACGATGTGCTTAAAGCGTGGATAGACGAGTTCGTAGACGTGATTGAGGCAGCACAGGAAGAGGACGGCTACGTGAACACCCATTTCATGGGCGAGCGCAAATCCCTGCGCTTTACCGACCTCAACCATGCGCATGAGATTTACTGCTTTGGGCATTTGACTCAGGCAGCCATCGCTCATCATCGGGTGACCGGGGAAGACAAACTGCTGAACGTCGCCCGGCGTTTTGCGGACCTGCTCTACCGCCTGTTCGGGCCAGGGGGCAAGTGGGGCACATGCGGGCATCCCGAAGCAGAAATGGCGCTGGTAGAACTGTATCGCGAGACAGGAGAGCGGCGTTATCTGCAACTGGCGTCGCGGATGATCGACGCACGCGGACGTAAACCGCCCGTGCTGGATGGTTCGATCTACTTGCTAGACCATGCGCCTTTCCGCGAGCAGAAGGAGGCGGTTGGTCATGCGGTGCGTGCGCTCTACCTGTACGCCGGAGCCGCAGACCTTTACGCCGAAACAGGTGAGGGTGCACTGATAGATACTCTGCACGCGCTCTGGCAGGATGTGTTCACTCGGAAGGTGTACTTGACCGGTGGTCTGGGCGCGCGCTACGAAGGGGAAGCGTTTGGCTTACCGTACGAGCTGCCCAATCTCCGTGCTTATGCCGAAACGTGCGCCGCTATCGCAGGCTTTATGTGGAACTGGCGGATGCTGCAGGTAGAACCTGATGCCCGTTACACCGACTGGATGGAGACCGCCCTGTACAACGGCATCCTGTCCGGCGTCTCACTCGATGGCACGCGCTACTTTTACATGAACCCGCTGGAGTCGCGCGGAGGCTACGAGCGTTCGCCGTGGTTCGGATGCGCCTGCTGTCCACCTAATGTACATCGTACACTGGCTTCGCTGCCGGGCTATCTGTACAGCTTGAGCGGGGACACGGTATACGTCCACTTCTACGCTTCCAGCGAGTTGAACACCAAGTTACCCAACGGGCAACAGGTGCAGCTGCGAGTGCAGACCGACTATCCCTGGTCTAGCGATATCGAGATTCGCCCGTCGGCGGGGCGCTACCGGATAGTTCTGCGTATCCCGGGCTGGGTTCCGCAAGCAGACCTGCATGTGCACGGCGAGCGAGTAGAAGCTTCGCCGGGCTCTTACGTGGTGGTAGGGGAAGAGTGGCAGGACGATGACGTAATAGAGATCTCTTTCCGAATGCCTGTAGAGCTGGTGCGAGCCAACCCGCGCGTGGAGGAAGACCGTACCAGCGTTGCCATTCGACGCGGTCCGGTGGTGTACTGTGTGGAGCAGGTGGATGTGCCTGAAGTGAATCTGATGGACGTGTATCTGCACTGCCCTGCGGTAGGCATAGAGCACGGATGGGAGCCGTCGTTGCTGGGGGGTGTTGTGGCGGTACAGGGAACTGCGCTGCTAGACTGCATTGACCGTGCTACACAGCCCCTTTACGTATCCTCAGTGCGGTATGTCCCTCCGCAGTGGAAAGAGGTGAAGATGCGGTGGATACCGTACTATGCGTGGGCGAATCGGGGCGCAGGTGCGATGAAGGTGTGGCTGCCGCTGGTGCAGAGGTAGATTCACTCGGCGCGTCAAGGCTCTGCTTCAGGGATTGTCACCCGGTTCCCATCGCGTATTGCCAGGTAGTGGGGCGACATAATCTCTACGCCAGCGGCGTCGAAGACGTCTTTGATGTTCTGGTGCAGGCGAGAGTAGATAGCTTGCATCTGGTTCGGGTTGCGAGTGTAAACGTTGAGCTCGTAGGTGACGTACGAATCGTCCAGCGAGCGCACGAGCACAAAAGGAGGCGGCTGCTGTTCGCACCCTTGGGTGCGGCATGCTGCCTCCAGCAACAACTGCTCGACCTGTTTGCGGGGGACATCATATCCGATAGATACAGTCGTATACAGGATGACGCCTTCAGGTGCCGAGGAGTAGTTCACGACGGTACCGCTCAGTATCTGCATGCTGGGAATCAATACCTCTTCGTTTTTCGGGGTGCGCAGGCGCGTATGCAGGAAGTTCGAGTCCACCACGTCACCCATTACCTCTCCGATTTTCACGCGATCACCGCGTCGAAAAGGACGCATGTAAGCCAGCACCACACCAGCCAGGAAGTTACCCACAGTCGTTGTCGAGCTGAAGGACACAATGACACCGATAAAAACGGTGATGACCTTGGCGAAGTCGGTGCCCGCACCGGGGATGTTGGGGGCGATAAAGAAAAGCGCCACCAGCACAATCACGAACTTACCTAATGAGCGTGTGGGTTTGACAAACTCCTGCGGCACGTAAGGTTCCAGGCTGATGGTTCCTGCTTCCGCGTGGGACATGAGCGCCTCGAAGCCACGCAGCACGAGACGGGCAATCACCGCAATCAGCAGAATGTTGAACAAACCGGGTAATGAGCTGACCACCGCGCTGCCAATCTGGGTCAGCGCAGTGAGGAGGTTATGCCATAGCCAGTTGCTGTGTGGTCGCGTGGCGGGAAAGGCGTGCAGCATCAGTTGCAGATACACCAGGAGCAAGGCGGTATATACAATGAAATGTTCCAGCGCTATCCATCGTTGCACTAAGAATTTCACGCGTTCGACAGAGAGCAGATGCACCCCCCTCCAGTGCACGCCCTGATGGTAGTAACGCACAGACTGAAGGCGTGTGTCCACGAAGCGCATGACTGTGCTGAGAGCACGCCAGAGAAGCGGTAGAAGCAGGGTATATATCAACGCCCAAAATGCCCCGCGAATATACTCCCGACGCAGGGCACGCAGCTGCTGCATACGCTCTGCCTGTTGCTGCTGCAGGCGTATCTGCCGCAGAGCCTCTTGCAGTTTCTCCAAATAGTCGGTCGCTACCGCAATGGGGCTACGCTCCCCTGCGTCGCTGGCATTGATGGTGAAAAGTACACCCTGGTACCGCTTATGTCGAATGAAAGGAAGACCTGTAACGCTGTCCACGCCTACTTCGAAGTCTTCAGGCAGCGCTTTGGGGTCGTTGACTAGCCTCTGGAGGCGTGCATTAATCAGCTGTGCGCGCTGCTGTATGGAC from Armatimonadota bacterium includes the following:
- a CDS encoding mechanosensitive ion channel protein, whose product is MNRLRKAKSLYKTVLLGTVHLLFCLGYVLPVCAQSPSSPQEATPPEAVVQLGDIVIFQLKHAPSGMSIQQRAQLINARLQRLVNDPKALPEDFEVGVDSVTGLPFIRHKRYQGVLFTINASDAGERSPIAVATDYLEKLQEALRQIRLQQQQAERMQQLRALRREYIRGAFWALIYTLLLPLLWRALSTVMRFVDTRLQSVRYYHQGVHWRGVHLLSVERVKFLVQRWIALEHFIVYTALLLVYLQLMLHAFPATRPHSNWLWHNLLTALTQIGSAVVSSLPGLFNILLIAVIARLVLRGFEALMSHAEAGTISLEPYVPQEFVKPTRSLGKFVIVLVALFFIAPNIPGAGTDFAKVITVFIGVIVSFSSTTTVGNFLAGVVLAYMRPFRRGDRVKIGEVMGDVVDSNFLHTRLRTPKNEEVLIPSMQILSGTVVNYSSAPEGVILYTTVSIGYDVPRKQVEQLLLEAACRTQGCEQQPPPFVLVRSLDDSYVTYELNVYTRNPNQMQAIYSRLHQNIKDVFDAAGVEIMSPHYLAIRDGNRVTIPEAEP